The nucleotide sequence TGAAATAATTCTTGCAAAAGATGGTGCAGAGGGCTTAAAACTGACTCAAGAACATCTGCCTGACTTGCTAATTTTAGATGTTATGATGCCTAAAGAAGATGGATTCACAGTCAACCTGAAACTAAAAGAGAATGAAAAGACAAAAAATATACCGGTTGTTATTTCTACCGCAAAAGGGATGATGTCTAAACTATTTAGTTCATCTGATAAAACGAAAATAAATGGCTTCCTTGAAAAACCATATAATATTGATGAATTATGGTCAAAAGTAAAAGATATTTTAGGCGAATAAATGCAAAAATATAAGGAAGAAATAACTGCATTATTAAAGGATATAAAAACTAAAATATCATCAGATTTCG is from Elusimicrobiota bacterium and encodes:
- a CDS encoding response regulator: MAKAIILVCDDSEETRELLKYSLEVAGYEIILAKDGAEGLKLTQEHLPDLLILDVMMPKEDGFTVNLKLKENEKTKNIPVVISTAKGMMSKLFSSSDKTKINGFLEKPYNIDELWSKVKDILGE